Part of the Bacteroidota bacterium genome, ATACATCTGATGTTTCTTATAGCTATCGCATTCAGGTAACCGACAGTTGTGATTATCTCACTCCCTATACCAATATTGGTAAAACCATTTTACTCAACGTGAGTGCAGATGGTGAGGCTCCTGAGCTGACTTGGACGCCATATGAAGATTGGAGCAATGGTGTTTCCTACCAGGAAATTCAATTGAAAGACGATAATGGATTTTTTAATACAATCATTTCAAAAAGCCCTACTGAGTTTAGCTTTACAGATGAACAAACTGTCGATCTATTGGATGAGTATTGTTATCGAATAAGAGCAGTTGAAAATAACACTTTGGTTGAAAGCTATTCAAATGAAGATTGTATTTCAGTCCCCTTATTAGTGTGGCCTCCAAATTCGTTTACGCCAAATCGCGATGGTGTGAATGATGAATTTATTGTCAAAGGAAAATACATTACTTCTTTCTCAATACAGATATTTAATCGTTGGGGAGAACTAATGTTTGAAAGTGATGATATTACTAAAAGCTGGAATGGTAAATATAAAGACCAATTGTGCCAAACAGGAGTTTTTTATTTTAGAATTGTAGCGGTAGGAACAAAAGAACAAAAAGAAGTTATTACAGGAACTATTTCGCTAATTCGCTAATATTTTCCCTTTAACTGTTATTATACTTTGCAGATTATTCTATTTACTTAAATCTTTAATCGATAAGTTCTTCCAAGCTGCGCGGGCTGGTAAATAAGAAGATAGAAATCCTAAAATAACCACTGTAATAAATACCCAAACAAAATCCATTAATCGAAAACTAACAGGATACGCATCTAATATAAATGTTGATCCCTGACTAATTCGGATAATTCCAAATTTCATTTGCAGAAAACAAAAGATCAGTCCTAAAACAATTCCACCAATGGCACTGGTAATGGATAATAATAGTCCCTCATAAAAAAAGATCCGTCTGATTAAGCTTTCTTCGCCCCCCATACTTCGCAATATCATCATGTCTTTTTTCTTTTCAAGGGTTAACATGAGCAGCGAGCCAATTAAATTAAAACCGGCAATTAATAAGATAAAAGACAGAATTAGATAAACCATTAACTTCTCCGACTTCATAATATTATACAGCCATTTATGAAGTTCAAAACGATCTTTTACAATATAATCAGGGCCAAGCAAATCTGCTATTTTATTTTTTGTGGATGACATTTTATCATCATCTTCCAACAAAATATCAAGCGAGGTATATTGTGTATTACCAATAAGCTTCTGACCAAATTCTAACGGGATTAATATAAATTTCTCATCAAAATCTTGCTGTACTTGAAAAATACCTGACATGGCAATACTCTTTTGTCTGAATGCTTTATTTGGATTCAGAACAAAGGAAGAAGGACTTCCTTTTTGAGGATAATAGATCTGAAGAAATTCATCAAAACCGAAGAAGCTCAAACCCAGTTTGGATGCTACACCTGAACCAGGGATTGAATAATAAGCTTTATCCGTCATCAGTTTAGCATGTCCTACTATCATCATGGAATCTATTCCTGAATGGGTAAAGTACTCTTCATTGATGGCTTTCAATGTTGCAATGGTCTGATTATCCTTGTATTTGATTAATGCATTCTCTTCGATAACAGGTGTTAGATAAACAACCCCATCCATTTGCTTAATAGCTTCAATTCGCTGGCTATCAACTTCGAAGAATTTTCCCTCAGCTGGAGTTATACGTATAGATGGATCAAATGAATTGTATAAAGAGAGAATGACATCTTCAAACCCATTAAAGACAGATAAAACCACAACTAAAGCCATGGTTCCAACCGTAATTCCAATTTGGGATACTCTGGCAATCAGGTTGATTACATTCCTTACTTTCTTAGAGTAAAAATACTTTCTTGCAAACCAGAAGGAAATGTTCATAGATAAGTGACTAAAGTTTTAAGTACTTAGAGTGCCTATAGTGAAAAGTTATTAATATATTAGAAACTGATGTAAAATTAGCCAAAATCTAATGTGATTCATCTGTTGTTTTCTTTTCTTTATTTATCAATCCAACTCATAAATTATTCAATGCCATTCTTAAATTCCAAATTATCCATTTTAATACTTTAGGCACTTACAACTTAAGCTCACTTTTAACTTATTTATAAGCTTTTACCATTAAGCCAGTTCCTGTTTTATGAGTCCCTTGGGTATCTGCATAATTCAGAATCAAGCAAAAAGGATAGACAATAATCCAATAGAAAGGTAGTAGGATAAAAAACACCTTAGAAATATTTAACAAACTAATTGGAATCTTCATTAAAAGCTTCCATGATATTTTCCCCGGAGTTCCATAGGTATAATTTGCTTCCACCTTAGAAAAGCCGGCTGTTTTCAGTTTTTCTGTAATGTCCTCCACACCATATCCATCACGAACATGTTCATCAATAAATGAGGCACTTCCATCATTTTCATGATCGTGATCATGATCATGAACATCAGAACCTCCCTGATCGGATGGAGTGGATACA contains:
- a CDS encoding ABC transporter permease, with protein sequence MNISFWFARKYFYSKKVRNVINLIARVSQIGITVGTMALVVVLSVFNGFEDVILSLYNSFDPSIRITPAEGKFFEVDSQRIEAIKQMDGVVYLTPVIEENALIKYKDNQTIATLKAINEEYFTHSGIDSMMIVGHAKLMTDKAYYSIPGSGVASKLGLSFFGFDEFLQIYYPQKGSPSSFVLNPNKAFRQKSIAMSGIFQVQQDFDEKFILIPLEFGQKLIGNTQYTSLDILLEDDDKMSSTKNKIADLLGPDYIVKDRFELHKWLYNIMKSEKLMVYLILSFILLIAGFNLIGSLLMLTLEKKKDMMILRSMGGEESLIRRIFFYEGLLLSITSAIGGIVLGLIFCFLQMKFGIIRISQGSTFILDAYPVSFRLMDFVWVFITVVILGFLSSYLPARAAWKNLSIKDLSK